One genomic region from Candida albicans SC5314 chromosome 6, complete sequence encodes:
- the FGR17 gene encoding Fgr17p (Putative DNA-binding transcription factor; has zinc cluster DNA-binding motif; lacks an ortholog in S. cerevisiae; transposon mutation affects filamentous growth; Hap43p-repressed gene) — MSSKSRSYVSIACDNCRKRRRKCNGELPCHYCSGKNKPCVYDKTKDKRRRRVDLVYVDYLEHKYNNLLNFVKRIRSTTKDERLRAQCNEMLANNDPKFIDNKDLGLSNDESTHNNQSDKQQKEIIQLDNPMDELVSMKWELKFDESGNTKFLGPPVRQVDRCLVKDSMVAMEDPERVSYFNETVLADTEFMKELINTFFQNLLPFNLVLEEINVDEITREITSMTGKRSCYEAVSCLHLLALAILAYGFSILPKDHPYFQNLNGWNPFLSIVERSLFKLLRKSSHTTTGNLIDHSHIVYTILIITILHLGNYDESQAWVYSSILCSQIQHVGWNVSTDYPSESNDLSKFRSKLFWNCLVVEKISASMFGRSSPINFRQLLTDFYTSETKDINELVFQFNSKLWFIYDKFMGQVYSFHFNTQNKMLYKKVLMTATQSFQDFQGFMNQYLPLNETNLDNQNIILLHLTFHVFLLLIIRPYMKMPEIAGSIFQKSISITEQCYILINQYNSKFGNGVTTGWYNCHYGFLLYQVSVFLLCAIPVHDSVGPPGQHNVLIQRLHLFLQCLKNGSKYLPVYNVYYQTLLNIFNNMTLDEEISILVRQAYENESIEVKTSSVEKEDLVLDFDQDWQSYVNSLNLELNQDVYSYLEEGILDML, encoded by the coding sequence ATGCTGTCAAAATCTAGATCTTACGTTTCAATTGCTTGTGATAATTGTCGTAAACGTAGAAGAAAATGTAATGGAGAACTTCCGTGTCATTATTGTTCAGGGAAAAACAAACCATGTGTATATGACAAGACCAAAGATAAACGAAGACGACGAGTAGATTTAGTTTATGTTGATTATTTAGAACACAAGTATAACAATCTACTCAATTTTGTCAAAAGAATACGATCAACTACTAAAGATGAACGATTACGTGCTCAATGTAATGAAATGTTGGCTAATAATGATCCCAAAttcattgataataaagatCTTGGATTATCAAATGATGAGCTGACCCATAACAATCAATCCgacaaacaacaaaaggaGATCATTCAATTGGATAACCCTATGGATGAGTTGGTGTCTATGAAATGggaattgaaatttgatgaatctGGCAATACAAAGTTCTTGGGTCCTCCAGTTCGACAAGTTGACCGATGTTTGGTCAAAGACAGTATGGTAGCCATGGAAGACCCCGAAAGAGTATCCTATTTTAATGAAACAGTATTGGCAGACACAGAATTCATGAAAGAACTAATAAACacattttttcaaaatttgttgcCATTTAATTTAGTACTTGAAGAGATCAATGTTGACGAGATTACCCGAGAAATCACATCAATGACAGGTAAACGTAGCTGTTACGAAGCAGTGAGTTGTTTACATTTATTAGCATTGGCTATTTTAGCTTATGGATTTAGTATACTACCAAAAGATCATCCCTATTTCCAAAACTTAAACGGATGGAACCCATTTTTGTCAATAGTTGAAAGATCATTATTTAAACTACTTCGGAAATCATCTCACACAACCACTggtaatttaattgatcattCACATATAGTTTACAccattttgattattacaattttgCATTTGGGAAATTATGATGAATCTCAGGCTTGGGTTTATTCCTCAATACTTTGTTCTCAGATTCAACATGTTGGTTGGAATGTTTCAACTGATTATCCACTGGAATCGAATGACCTATCTAAATTCAGATCAAAACtattttggaattgttTAGTGGTGGAAAAGATATCGGCATCGATGTTTGGACGTAGTTCACCAATAAATTTCCGACAACTTTTAACAGATTTCTACACTTCAGAAACTAAAGATATCAATGAACttgttttccaattcaataGTAAACTTTGGTTTATATATGATAAGTTTATGGGACAGGtttattcatttcatttcaacACCCAGAATAAAATGCTATATAAAAAAGTCTTAATGACGGCAACTCAAAGTTTCCAAGATTTCCAAGGATTTATGAATCAATATTTGCCATTAAATGAAACTAACCTTGACAACCAGAATATAATCTTACTACATTTGACTTTCCATGTgtttttattgttaataattCGTCCATATATGAAAATGCCAGAGATTGCTGGGTCCATATTTCAGAAAAGTATATCTATTACCGAACAGTGTTATATTCTTATAAACCAATATAATAGCAAATTTGGCAATGGAGTGACAACAGGATGGTACAATTGTCATTATGGGTTTTTATTGTATCAAGTTTCAGTGTTCTTGTTATGTGCTATTCCTGTACATGATTCTGTTGGCCCTCCAGGACAACACAATGTATTAATTCAACGTTTGcatttatttttacaatgtttgaaaaatggatcaaaatatttaccTGTTTATAATGTCTATTACCAAACTTTGTTAAacatatttaataatatgaCTCTCGATGAGGAAATTTCGATTTTGGTGAGACAAGCGTatgaaaatgaatcaattgaagtGAAGACAAGTAgtgttgaaaaagaagatttgGTACTTGATTTTGATCAAGATTGGCAATCATACGTGAACTCTTTAAACTTAGAGTTGAATCAAGATGTCTATAGTTATTTAGAAGAAGGCATACTTGATATGTTATga
- a CDS encoding putative phenylacrylic acid decarboxylase (Putative phenylacrylic acid decarboxylase; clade-associated gene expression), which yields MSLNPALKFRDFIQVLKNEGDLVEIDTEVDSNLEVGAITRKAYENKLAAPLFNNLKQDPGNIDPKNLFRILGCPGGLRGFGNDHARIALHLGLDSQTPMKEIVDFLVANRNPKKFIPPVLVPNEKSPHKKHHLTHEQIDLTKLPVPLLHHGDGGKFIQTYGMWVLQTPDKSWTNWSIARGMVHDSKSITGLVINPQHVKQVSDAWVAAGKGDKIPFALCFGVPPAAILVSSMPIPDGATEAEYIGGLCNQAVPVVKCETNDLEVPADCEMVFEGYLDRDTLVNEGPFGEMHGYCFPQDHHTQPLYRVNHISYRDEAIMPISNPGLCTDETHTLIGGLVSAETKYLISQHPVLSKIVEDVFTPYEAQALWLAVKINIQELIKLQTNAKELSNLVGDFLFKSKECYKVCSILHEVILVGDDIDIFDFKQLIWAYTTRHTPVQDQVYFDDVKPFPLAPFISQGPLIKTRQGGKCVTSCIFPKQFTDPDFKFVTCNFNGYPEEVKNKVFQNWEKYYK from the coding sequence ATGTCACTTAATCCAGCATTAAAATTTAGAGATTTTATTCAAGTTCTTAAAAATGAAGGGGATTtagttgaaattgatacCGAAGTTGATTCCAATTTAGAAGTTGGTGCCATCACAAGAAAAGCTTATGAGAATAAACTTGCTGCTCcacttttcaataatttgaaacaagATCCAGGAAATATCGACCCTAAGAACTTATTTCGTATATTAGGTTGTCCTGGTGGATTAAGAGGGTTTGGTAATGATCATGCTCGTATTGCATTACATTTAGGATTGGATTCTCAAACACCAATGAAAGAAATCGTTGATTTCTTAGTGGCAAATAGAAACcccaaaaaatttatccCACCAGTACTTGTTCCTAATGAAAAATCGCCACATAAAAAGCACCATTTGACTcatgaacaaattgatttaacaAAATTGCCAGTTCCATTATTACATCATGGTGATGGTGGGaaatttattcaaactTATGGTATGTGGGTGTTACAAACCCCAGATAAATCATGGACTAATTGGTCAATTGCTAGGGGTATGGTTCATGATTCAAAAAGTATTACGGGGCTAGTTATTAATCCTCAACACGTGAAACAAGTTTCTGATGCATGGGTTGCAGCTGGGAAGGGGGATAAAATCCCATTTGCTCTTTGTTTTGGGGTCCCGCCGGCAGCGATTCTTGTTTCATCGATGCCAATTCCTGATGGTGCAACTGAAGCAGAGTATATTGGTGGGTTATGCAACCAAGCTGTACCTGTTGTAAAATGTGAAACCAATGATTTAGAAGTTCCAGCAGATTGTGAAATGGTATTTGAAGGTTATTTGGATAGAGATACTTTGGTTAATGAAGGTCCGTTTGGGGAAATGCACGGTTATTGTTTCCCACAAGATCATCACACTCAACCGTTATATCGTGTCAATCATATATCTTACCGTGACGAAGCAATCATGCCAATATCAAACCCAGGGTTATGTACCGATGAGACTCATACTTTGATTGGAGGATTAGTCTCTGCTGAGACAAAGTATTTGATTTCCCAACACCCAGTGTTATCTAAAATTGTGGAAGATGTGTTTACTCCCTACGAAGCACAAGCATTATGGCTTGCCGtgaaaatcaatattcaaGAGTTGATTAAATTGCAAACTAATGCAAAAGAATTGCTGAACTTGGTGGGAGATTTCTTATTCAAATCCAAGGAATGCTATAAAGTTTGTCTGATTCTTCATGAAGTTATTCttgttggtgatgatattgatatttttgatttcaaacaaCTTATTTGGGCATATACCACTCGTCATACTCCAGTTCAGGATCAGGTCTATTTTGATGACGTTAAACCTTTTCCATTAGCCCCATTTATTTCTCAAGGTCCCTTGATCAAGACTCGTCAAGGTGGTAAATGTGTAACTAGTTGTATTTTCCCGAAACAGTTTACGGATCCAGACTTTAAATTTGTTACTTGTAACTTTAATGGTTATCCCGAAGAAGtgaaaaataaagtatTTCAAAACTGGGAGAAATATTACAAATGA
- the PAD1 gene encoding phenylacrylic acid decarboxylase (Putative phenylacrylic acid decarboxylase; repressed by Rgt1p), which produces MIARVCLRRSNVLPIFQIPSRKYSINYEKVNNSIYNNVIKPKRIVLAITGATGTQIGVRLLEILKELGVETHLVMSKWGIATLKYETDYQVDYVTSLATKTYSARDVTAPISSGSFVHDGMIVAPCSMKSLSAIRTGFTEDLIVRAADVSLKERRKLLLVARETPLSDIHLDNMLYLSRMGVTIFLPVPAFYTKPKTIDDIVEQTCGRILDNFGINIDTFERWDGINHR; this is translated from the coding sequence ATGATTGCGAGAGTTTGTTTGAGAAGACTGAATGTTTTACCCATTTTTCAGATTCCATCGAGAAAGTATTCTATTAATTATGAAAAAGTGAATAACTCAATATATAACAATGTGATCAAACCCAAAAGAATAGTTTTAGCAATCACCGGTGCCACGGGGACTCAAATAGGGGTAAGGTTATTAgaaatattgaaagaattggGTGTGGAAACTCATTTGGTCATGTCAAAATGGGGGATTGCCACTTTGAAATACGAAACTGATTATCAAGTTGATTATGTCACTTCATTGGCTACAAAAACATACTCGGCAAGGGATGTAACAGCACCAATATCTTCAGGGTCATTTGTTCATGATGGAATGATTGTTGCCCCTTGTTCAATGAAATCACTTTCAGCTATCAGAACTGGTTTTACGGAAGATTTGATAGTTAGAGCTGCTGATGTTTCTTTAAAAGAAAGGCGTAAATTGTTATTAGTTGCTCGAGAAACTCCTCTTTCAGATATTCATTTGGATAATATGCTATATTTACTGCGAATGGGGGTGACAATATTCCTACCTGTGCCAGCATTTTatacaaaaccaaaaactattgatgatattgtgGAACAAACCTGTGGAAGAATATTAGATAATTTTGGAATTAATATAGACACGTTCGAGAGATGGGATGGAATTAACCATAGATAG
- the NOG2 gene encoding putative GTPase (Putative nucleolar GTPase; repressed by prostaglandins; Hap43-induced, rat catheter and Spider biofilm induced) gives MGTQKKEKQRRVRENDTRDGNLRVKGENFYRDAKKVKHLNMYKQGRAIRNKKGEIIKAADLQSTDIPNARVDPNRKWFGNTRVIAQDALTHFREVMGEKSKDSYQVLLKRNKLPMSLLDEKDTTESPTAKIVETESYSSTFGPKQQRKKPRVAASSLEDLMNAAEADSTQFQEKQELDSTLGLMGGSILDKDDFTQEAKEAIFHKGQSKRIWNELYKVIDSSDVVIHVLDARDPVGTRCESVEKYIKDECPHKHLIYVLNKCDLVPTWVAAAWVKHLSKSFPTLAFHASITNSFGKGSLIQLLRQFSTLHSDRKQISVGFIGYPNTGKSSIINTLRKKKVCQVAPIPGETKVWQYITLMKRIFLIDCPGIVPPSSKDTESDILFRGVVRVEHVSNPEQYIPDMLQKCERKHLERTYEIKGWSKFEEDESLLERASTEFIELIARKQGRLLKGGEPDESGVSKQILNDFNRGKIPWFVPPPKDEEKDEDKTGEDKKIGYKRKRQEREAAEKELQEKEENQDEDDKEVKKAKLEE, from the exons ATGGGAACTcaaaagaaggaaaagcAAAGAAGGGTAAGGGAGAATGATACCAGAGACGGTAATCTTCGAGTTAAAGGAGAAAACTTTTACCGTGATGCTAAAAAAGTGAAACATTTGAATATGTATAAACAAGGAAGAGCTATTCGTAATAAGAAGGgagaaataataaaagcTGCTGATTTACAAAGTACAGATATACCAAATGCAAGAGTTGATCCAAATAGAAAATGGTTCGGTAACACAAGAGTGATTGCTCAAGATGCTTTAACCCATTTCAGAGAAGTTATGGGTGAAAAATCCAAAGATTCATATCAAgtattattgaaaagaaataaattacCAATGTCATTATTGGATGAAAAAGATACAACTGAATCACCAACTGctaaaattgttgaaaccGAATCGTATTCCTCGACATTTGGTCCTAAACAACAACGTAAGAAACCTAGAGTCGCTGCTTCTAGTTTGGAAGATTTAATGAATGCTGCTGAAGCTGATTCAACCCAATTCCAAGAAAAGCAAGAATTAGATTCAACTCTTGGATTAATGGGTGGTTCTATCTTGGATAAAGATGATTTCACACAAGAAGCTAAAGAGGCTATTTTCCATAAAGGTCAATCCAAACGTATTTGGAATGAGTTATATAAAGTTATTGACTCTTCTGATGTGGTTATACATGTGTTGGATGCCAGAGATCCAGTTGGTACCAGATGTGAATCTGTTGAGAAATACATAAAGGATGAATGTCCTCATaaacatttaatttatGTTTTAAACAAATGTGATTTAGTTCCAACTTGGGTAGCG GCTGCTTGGGTTAAacatttatcaaaatcattcCCAACATTAGCATTTCATGCTTCTATAACCAACTCGTTTGGTAAGGGTTCtttgattcaattattaagaCAATTTTCAACTTTACATTCAGacagaaaacaaatttctGTGGGGTTCATAGGATACCCAAACACTGGTAAATCAAGTATAATAAACACTTTGCGTAAGAAAAAAGTTTGTCAAGTTGCTCCTATACCCGGTGAAACCAAAGTTTGGCAATATATTACTTTGATGAAACGTATATTCTTGATTGATTGTCCTGGGATTGTTCCACCCCTGAGCAAAGATACCGAATCTGACATTTTATTCAGAGGTGTGGTGAGAGTGGAACATGTTTCTAATCCAGAACAATACATCCCTGACATGTTGCAAAAATGTGAAAGAAAACATCTTGAGAGAACCTATGAAATCAAAGGTTGGAGTAAATTTGAGGAAGATGAAAGTCTATTGGAAAGAGCTAGTACAGAATTTATAGAATTAATTGCTAGGAAACAAGGTAGATTGTTGAAAGGTGGTGAACCAGATGAAAGTGGTGTTTCtaaacaaatattaaatgatttcaaCCGTGGTAAAATCCCTTGGTTCGTACCTCCACCAAAGGATGAGGAAAAAGATGAAGACAAAACTGGTGAAGATAAGAAAATTGGCTACAAGAGAAAGAGACAAGAAAGAGAAGCTGCTGAGAAAGAGCTAcaagagaaagaagaaaatcaagatgaagatgataaaGAAGTTAAGAAAGCTAAATTAGAAGAGTAA
- the POP2 gene encoding CCR4-NOT core DEDD family RNase subunit (Component of the Ccr4-Pop2 mRNA deadenylase; heterozygous null mutant exhibits resistance to parnafungin and cordycepin in the C. albicans fitness test) → MNVNPHLQYLQQQQQQQQQQQQQQQQSQPSQSNQSQSNQSPQFSQLQLQQLQRQQLLNQHLQQQQSQSQSSQVPPQLTQQSMGTPTSTNPLLAVLNGGANSNATSTGNGSLSSNPVLQQLQLQQLQQQVQLQQLQAQQQQQQQQQQQQQAIPIIKEVWSSNLEHEFQALRTFINDKTSKVFIAIHQEIPGIVARPVGTFKSSSDYHFQTLRANSDLLNLIQLSLCVIKISKNETISTPVIWQFNFLYDLTKEMYNEEHLAMLAQTSQINFQLLSTHGIPHFEFAELMIESGLILDDNINWVSFHAGYDLGFFVSLLSNDDLPVDEPDFYWWCAKYFPNFYDLKYIGNQILNKSTTNGAGGTNSNTLDEKTNKPSIEYLAEELHLLPISPAIRQHFTNSTFHSQQLTSTLHAYLSMECFKELLRRSNMTLLSSFKGTIWGLGTFSGGTSINNTNNNGVTEDEIVASRINGISTPSTPVGIISKSGMVHFGGRV, encoded by the coding sequence ATGAATGTTAACCCACATCTTCaatatttacaacaacagcaacaacaacaacagcaacagcagcaacagcaacaacagtcGCAGCCACTGCAGTCGAATCAATCTCAATCAAACCAATCACCTCAGTTTTCCCAATtacaattacaacaattgCAGAGacaacaattattaaatcaacatttacaacaacaacagctgCAACTGCAGCTGCTGCAAGTGCCACCACAATTGACGCAACAGCTGATGGGGACTCCAACATCAACTAATCCACTATTGGCAGTATTAAACGGAGGTGCCAATTCAAATGCCACATCTACTGGTAATGgttcattatcatcaaatcCAGTGTTACAACAATTACAGTTACAACAACTCCAACAACAGgttcaacttcaacaattacaagctcaacaacaacaacagcagcaacagcaacagcaacaacaggCTATACCAATCATAAAAGAAGTATGGAGTAGTAATTTGGAACACGAGTTTCAAGCCTTAAGAACATTTATCAATGACAAAACCTCAAAAGTTTTTATTGCCATCCATCAAGAAATTCCTGGTATAGTTGCTCGACCAGTGGGGACTtttaaatcttcttcagattatcattttcaaacaTTAAGAGCCAATTctgatttgttgaatttgattcaattatcattatgTGTCATCAAAATATcgaaaaatgaaactatCAGCACCCCAGTAATTTGgcaatttaatttcttgtaTGATTTAACTAAAGAAATGTATAATGAAGAACATTTAGCCATGTTGGCACAAACCTCACAAATTAATTTCCAATTACTTCTGACACATGGTATCCCCCATTTTGAATTTGCTGAATTGATGATTGAAAGTGGGTTAATTCTAGATGATAATATAAATTGGGTTTCATTCCATGCTGGTTATGATTTAGGTTTCTTTGTTAGTTTATTACTGAATGATGATTTACCAGTAGATGAACCTGACTTTTATTGGTGGTGTGCCAAATATTTCCCAAACTTTTATGACTTAAAATACATtggaaatcaaatattaaacaaatcTACAACAAATGGAGCAGGAGGAACCAATTCAAATACTTTAgatgaaaaaacaaataaaccTTCAATCGAATATTTGGCAGAGGAATTACATTTATTGCCCATATCACCAGCAATTCGACAACATTTTACCAATTCTACTTTCCATTCACAACAATTAACTTCTACATTACACGCTTATTTGTCGATGGAATGTTTCAAGGAATTGTTAAGACGGTCAAATATGACATTATTGAGCAGCTTTAAAGGTACTATTTGGGGGTTGGGTACTTTTAGTGGCGGCACCAGCATTAACaatacaaataataatggggtcactgaagatgaaattgttgCTTCAAGAATTAATGGAATTTCCACACCTTCCACTCCTGTTGGGATAATCAGCAAGAGTGGTATGGTTCATTTTGGTGGTAGAGTGTAA
- the CDC50 gene encoding aminophospholipid translocase regulatory protein (Putative endosomal protein; induced by Mnl1p under weak acid stress), whose amino-acid sequence MNFLRKRRSSEDEDDDDILNNDPTSSIHKSRKPPNTAFRQQRLKAWQPILTPKSVIPLLILIAIILTPLGIAIIYTTYNVQDLIVDYSKCNEASNSYENIPNKYTGYHFRGHSANPNFQWRFENNNTCVIQFNLAQDLKGPVYLYYKLTNFYQNHRKYVESYDLEQLRGEALSSDDVTDNCKPLKHRVYNGEEKLIYPCGLIANSYFNDTISNPVLLNTRNGDNNETYIFSDKGISWPSDRSHKFKKTQYSPDEVVPPPNWDEMYPNGYTKDNMPDLQTWEHLQNWMRTAALPSFYKLYGQNTTQSMSSGIYQISIKMNYPVEIFGGSKSIVITTNTIFGGRNMSLGVIYIIVAVVALVLGIAFLLQYLIKPRKMGDHDYLQDSNGGDITTYRDQL is encoded by the coding sequence ATGAATTTCTTGCGCAAAAGAAGGTCTTCAGAAGATgaggatgatgatgacattTTGAACAATGATCCTACCAGCTCTATTCATAAATCAAGAAAGCCTCCTAATACTGCATTCAGACAACAACGATTGAAAGCCTGGCAACCAATATTAACACCAAAGTCAGTAATAccattattgatattaataGCCATAATATTGACTCCGCTAGGCATAGCCATAATTTATACGACATACAACGTACAGGAtcttattgttgattattcCAAGTGTAACGAAGCCTCGAATAGTTATGAAAATATCCCTAACAAGTACACTGGATATCATTTCCGTGGTCATAGCGCCAACCCCAATTTTCAATGGCGTTTCGAGAATAACAACACCTGTGTAATACAATTCAATCTTGCTCAGGACTTGAAAGGTCCAGTATACTTGTACTACAAATTGACgaatttttatcaaaatcatcgTAAATATGTTGAAAGTTACGATTTAGAACAATTACGAGGGGAGGCCTTGTCAAGTGATGATGTTACTGATAACTGCAAGCCTTTGAAACATCGTGTATATAATGGAGAGGAAAAACTTATTTATCCTTGTGGATTAATTGCAAACAGTTATTTCAACGATACCATATCCAACCCTGTGTTGTTGAATACCAGGAATGGTGATAACAACGAAACTTATATATTTAGCGATAAAGGAATATCTTGGCCACTGGATCGTAGTCACAAGTTTAAAAAGACACAGTATTCACCAGACGAAGTAGTCCCCCCACCAAATTGGGATGAGATGTACCCCAATGGTTATACAAAAGACAATATGCCCGATTTACAAACCTGGGAACATTTGCAAAACTGGATGAGAACTGCGGCTCTACCTTCATTTTATAAGTTATATGGACAAAATACCACTCAATCAATGTCTAGTGgtatttatcaaatcaGTATTAAAATGAACTACCCTGTTGAAATATTTGGTGGGTCCAAGAGCATAGTGATAACTACAAACACCATATTCGGAGGAAGAAACATGAGTTTAGGGGTTATTTACATTATAGTGGCAGTGGTTGCCTTGGTTTTAGGAATTGCATTTTTGTTGCAATACTTGATAAAACCTAGAAAAATGGGTGATCATGATTACTTGCAAGACTCGAATGGTGGTGACATAACTACCTATAGAGATCAATTataa